A single region of the Sorghum bicolor cultivar BTx623 chromosome 7, Sorghum_bicolor_NCBIv3, whole genome shotgun sequence genome encodes:
- the LOC110436755 gene encoding dormancy-associated protein homolog 3-like: MGLLDQLWDETVAGPRPDSGLGRLRKYSSFSPSSSSSSSSSFPPAPAPAAATSDAPAPAVTRSITIARPPSLSVDASPRAESYSSSVPSSPATTPDSPFATATTPKTDGWRRFRRKTKVSDGPEPAVGPRSPTVYDWVVISSLDR; the protein is encoded by the exons ATGGGCCTCCTCGACCAGCTCTGGGACGAGACGGTGGCCGGCCCGCGGCCGGACTCCGGCCTCGGCAGGCTCCGCAAGTACTCCTccttctccccctcctcctcctcctcctcctcgtcgtccttcCCGCCGGCCCCCGCTCCCGCCGCGGCCACGTCcgacgcgccggcgccggcggtgaCGCGCAGCATCACCATCGCCCGCCCGCCGTCGCTCTCCGTCGACGCCTCGCCGCGCGCCGAGTCCTACAGCTCCTCCGTCCCGTCCTCCCCGGCCACCACGCCCGACTCGCCGTTCGCCACAG CTACCACGCCCAAGACGGACGGCTGGAGGAGGTTCCGCCGGAAAACCAAGGTCTCCGATGGGCCGGAGCCCGCCGTCGGACCTAGGAGCCCCACCGTGTACGACTG GGTGGTGATCAGTTCGTTGGACCGCTGA